In bacterium (Candidatus Blackallbacteria) CG13_big_fil_rev_8_21_14_2_50_49_14, one DNA window encodes the following:
- a CDS encoding alpha/beta hydrolase, producing the protein MSDQSAVRMELVIYLLGLQGFQVSISFGVSDMAQTLFFADLPQSTYLALNSGILNLSEPLLLDSGQILHKPRLAWRRLGEPHLPAIFILGGISAGRYAWCTEQSPTPGWWQDQIGPGNALDPQKYQLLSFDFLGSSGNSEGPHNSRLSGPDFPAITTRDQARAIAALLKALGIQKLESMIGASYGGMVTLAFAQHFSEYLKKALVICAADRPAPLATAWRHVQREIVSMALKQGDPEAGLRLARELAVTTYRSELEFSQRFDSGLGSAGCLPYLKHQGQSFAKRFDPYSYLCLSTSIDTHRIEAEAIPLRVDLLGYTSDLLVPAPQLKALHTRLPKPGNLTLLNSPYGHDAFLKENLQTTQTIKNHLERKHD; encoded by the coding sequence ATGAGTGATCAGTCAGCCGTTCGGATGGAACTGGTCATTTACCTGCTGGGTCTGCAGGGTTTCCAAGTGAGTATCTCATTTGGAGTAAGCGACATGGCCCAAACCCTTTTCTTTGCGGATCTTCCCCAAAGCACCTATTTAGCCCTCAACAGTGGCATTTTAAACCTCTCAGAACCACTGCTTCTGGATTCAGGTCAAATTCTGCACAAACCGCGTCTGGCCTGGCGCAGATTGGGCGAACCTCATTTGCCCGCCATTTTTATCTTGGGTGGCATCTCAGCCGGGCGCTATGCCTGGTGCACAGAACAAAGCCCCACGCCCGGCTGGTGGCAGGATCAGATTGGCCCTGGAAATGCTTTAGATCCCCAAAAATACCAATTGCTCAGTTTTGACTTTCTGGGCAGCAGTGGCAACAGCGAAGGCCCCCACAACAGCAGACTTTCAGGCCCAGATTTTCCAGCAATTACCACTCGGGATCAAGCCCGCGCCATTGCAGCGCTGCTCAAAGCTTTGGGCATTCAAAAATTGGAAAGTATGATTGGCGCGTCCTATGGCGGCATGGTCACCCTGGCTTTTGCGCAACATTTCTCAGAGTATCTCAAAAAAGCCCTGGTGATTTGTGCCGCAGACCGCCCTGCTCCCCTGGCCACAGCCTGGCGCCATGTGCAACGTGAAATTGTCAGCATGGCATTGAAACAGGGAGACCCTGAAGCAGGTTTACGTCTGGCGCGAGAACTGGCGGTGACGACCTATCGCTCAGAACTCGAATTTTCACAGCGTTTTGATTCAGGGCTGGGTTCCGCAGGCTGCCTGCCCTATCTCAAGCATCAAGGCCAAAGCTTTGCCAAGCGCTTTGATCCTTATAGCTATCTCTGCTTAAGCACCTCGATCGATACCCACCGAATTGAAGCAGAAGCGATTCCCCTTCGGGTGGATCTGCTGGGCTATACCAGCGATCTACTGGTTCCTGCGCCACAACTCAAGGCACTTCACACACGCCTGCCCAAGCCCGGCAACCTCACCTTGCTGAACAGCCCCTATGGGCACGACGCCTTTTTAAAAGAAAATTTGCAAACCACACAAACCATTAAAAACCACCTGGAGAGAAAACATGACTGA